From Armatimonadota bacterium:
GCAACCGGTCCTTTCACAGTTGAACTGTGGTTGAACACTGGTTCAGCTGCAACGTCAATCACTTCGATTAACTTCGCTCTCGCTTTTGGAAACGCTGTTGGTTCCGGTACTTCCGCAACCCCAGCTGCTACAAACAAGCTCCAATTCGTTAGCGCTGCTTACGCAGGTGACGGCCTTGCTGCATTCGGCACTCAATTGGGTACCGCATTCCAAGTCCGAGGCGCTGCTGCTACCATTGCATCGGGTGCTAACTACACGAACAATCCTTATCCAATCGTTGTCAATAACGCTCGAGGCGCAGCTTCGGCACAAAACATTGCTGGCGGTTCGTTCAAGCTTGCTTCGTACACCTTTAACCACTCCTTGGCTGCTAACACCAGCGCAGTTGACGTTCTGTTCGCTGCAAACCAAGGTGGCACAGGTTCTGCACAGAACGGTGCTTCGGGTATCACCGGTTCGCGATTCGGTTCGGTTAAGTACAGCGTTCAAGCAGTACCAGAACCAGGCACTATGCTTGCTCTCGCTGCAGGCCTCAGCGCAATCGCTGCTCGCCGACGCAACAAGAAGTAAGTCCTTTCTTTTACATCTTGGAAAGTTGAAAATTGGACCGCCTCGGCGGTCCAATTTTTTTGTGCAGATTTTCAAAAAGCTAGCTAGAAAATTTGCCAGAATGATTGTTTTCTGATATGATGATGTTAGCAGTAGATCTTGGAGAGGGCGAAATTGTCGCCAAAACGATCTAAAGCTAATGTAGGAGAACTTAATGAATCAGTTTCGCAATCTTTTGCTCGTGTCTGGGATTCTGTTGATTGGCGTGGCCAATGCCCAATCCTATCAGCTTAAAGCAGGTGCTGGTGCCACTCTCAACGGAAATATGTTCAGAGTTGCTGATACAGGGTCATTCACGATCGAGGTGTGGATGAACACTGGCGCAGCTGCTACTGATATTTCCTCCTTTAATGTCGCTCTCGCCTTTGGCAAGGCGGTTGGTTCGGGTGCTACAGGCACCCCAGATCCATTCAACAAGCTTCAATTTCAAAACGCGACTTACCATGGCGTTGGATTGGATGCGTTTGATACGCAATTGGGAACCGCATTTGAAGTCAGAGCTGCAGCAAGTATCGTGGGAGCAAATTCCAACTACGGATCAAATCCTTATCCGATTATTGTGAATTTACAACGCGGCGCGAGAACCCAACAAAACATCGCCAATGGCTCGTATAAGATCGCTTCCTATACGTTCAATCACTCCCTCGCTGCTGGTGGCGACACCGCTATCGGAGCTCTATTTGCTGCCGATCAAGGTGGAAACTCAACTTTGGCT
This genomic window contains:
- a CDS encoding PEP-CTERM sorting domain-containing protein, which encodes MNIRNIALVAGIVMVGAANAQSFELKAGAGATLSGTTFTVGATGPFTVELWLNTGSAATSITSINFALAFGNAVGSGTSATPAATNKLQFVSAAYAGDGLAAFGTQLGTAFQVRGAAATIASGANYTNNPYPIVVNNARGAASAQNIAGGSFKLASYTFNHSLAANTSAVDVLFAANQGGTGSAQNGASGITGSRFGSVKYSVQAVPEPGTMLALAAGLSAIAARRRNKK
- a CDS encoding PEP-CTERM sorting domain-containing protein, translated to MNQFRNLLLVSGILLIGVANAQSYQLKAGAGATLNGNMFRVADTGSFTIEVWMNTGAAATDISSFNVALAFGKAVGSGATGTPDPFNKLQFQNATYHGVGLDAFDTQLGTAFEVRAAASIVGANSNYGSNPYPIIVNLQRGARTQQNIANGSYKIASYTFNHSLAAGGDTAIGALFAADQGGNSTLAPQNGSSGYTHSRFGSMKYSVQTAPEPGTMFALVAGLSAIAARRRNKK